The genomic stretch ACTGTAGTTCAAACACTTTTAGAATTTCCTGTTGATCAGCAAAAGAATGTAGATTTTTAAAGGTAAGTCATACCTGATAAATGATTAAGTTTTCAGAAGAGCTAACTGAAATTCTGCAAGGGGAAAAATGTGCATGAAattatttgaactttcagaagacTTTAGTTATATTTCTTACAAAGAGACTGTTAGCTGACAATGAAGCTTAGGGGACTGAAGGGATTTGGCTGAGCAGCACAAGGAACAGGAATAGCCTGGTACTCTAGTTAGCATTATGTGACTATTGGTGGCCTGTAAAAACCTATGTCGGGATCTTAACTATTGACCATTTTATGAACAATTTAAATGATGAGACAGTCTTGTAAGCAGCATCGATGGAAGTCGATTGgggcagttaatctggtccaatcagagagatctggctgatagatataaaggATGAGTGACAGACACCCTGGTGCCTGGCTCTGTATTAGGAAGTACTATAGTCAAGGGCTGTTCATGTGTAAAttaagtgtgacttggtgatgggctgccagcctttgtggagttatttcaagaagCATAACATGACAAAGAAATAATAACACATTACGTAAATGGGTGAATGTGAATTTCAATGTGAACAAGCACACAGATTTCAATATAAACAAATGCGAGATCACCACGTTAGAACTGAAAAGGACAGAACAGAATATTTTGAAATGATGCAAGATTAGTAACAGTGCAGGGCCAAAGGGACTTATTAAAATATCGTGAATAAATGTAGAAAATGGCTGGGGTGACAAATGGGACGCTGGCTTATATTGACAAAGCTAGAATACAAGGAGGTGGAAGTCATGCCATGAGTGTAAAAAGCCTGGGTTAGACCATACCAGGAGTCACTGTGAGCTGCACTGGACACCCACACATTCAGGAGGAGATACTGGCCTTGGAAAAGTGCAATGTAGATTCACCAGAAAGATACCAGGACTTTATGAGTTATATCATGAGGAGGGATTACATAAATTAGGCTATATTCCTTAGAATTTAGGGTTAAGATGTAGTTCAATGAAGATTTTTCAAGGTATTTAGGACCAGCTGGGTTGATAGAGACATACCATTTCCTCCACTGTCTGTGAAGCATATACATATTGGGTGATAGAGGTTTGGATCTCGTTTTCCCTGAAGGGCAATTGATGTATAATCAGTCACTAAATTTAGATCTGATTTTTGACAGATTTCTGCTCCCCAAAGTTATTATTGGACATGGGGTAAAGATGGTTATGTGGGCTATGGTTATATATCAATGGTGATCTCATTCAGTTGAGGAACAAACTCAAGAGGTGAAACATGGAATGGACCACATGTTACTATTTTATTCTAGCTTTATTGCACTGTCCTCGTCAGTATTGTCGGCACTTGGAGCTGAATTAAACAGTCAGTTTCTATGGGGCTCCCCAATGCAGCTAGAGTTGCTGGATATCTGTTAGTGGGTAACAGACAGTGTGATTGACTCAGTGCCAACACAAGGTAGACTTAATGGGCATCACTGCCAATTATTCACCCATCTAATCTCCATTCTCCACAACATGGTGTCCAGCCCCTCCTCAAAGTGGCCATTCTGTGCACAGTTGGCAATGACAGCACTGTGCTTGAATCAGCTCAACTCTCATCCAGCTTCCCACGCAGAACAGACCCTCCTCACCCTTCCTCACTCATTCCACCCTCACATATTGGATCTTCCATATCCTCCTTCGGTTACATTTAGACCTTCCGCATCCTCCTTTGGACTCTCactttttttccctcacagattgGACCCTCttcatcctccctccctcccttacaAACACAACTTCACTCACCTTTTCAGTGTTTTAGAAGATTAGAGTTTAGAAAATTATTAATTTAACTTTGTTTAAAGAGAGAAGAAGAAGCTTTAAAGTAATCTAAATAAGCAATTTTCAGGGTCCCCGGGTTGATGGCCTTCGAATTTATTATTTCATCTGAAGGATTTTGTGTTTGTCAGTGTAAGTCTCAAACAGCCAAAATTTCATGCCAGTCCTCAGCTCTTCGTCAATATCACAGAAGCAGTGCGTCAGGAGGAGGTCTCCACCGATTCAAACTTGTTTTACACAGGAGTCCTCATAGATTGAGACTTAGATGGACTCAATTTGGAATTGGGCAAAGCAAATGCCGAAGTAGAGAACTGTGCCACCCAATTGCCTCTTTCCTGAGAGATACTAGCCTTGAATAAATGAATGGATGGGGATAATCTTCTGATCTCCCTCCAGTTGGTAGTGAGGTTATCAATAAAACATTACTCCGTAcatagagattttggtgttcctTCTTACCTGAGTGGGATTTTGATGCAAATATACCGGTCAATGGCGATGGCCAGCAGGCTGAAGATGGAGCTCTGAGTTAACACTAACACAAAGCAGGCAATGAAGAGGCAGCCATAGAAAAGGGAGCAGAAGCCAGTGCTGATGGTGATGGCGAAGGGGATGGCAAGCACCCCGACTGCAATATCTGCCACAGCCAAGGACACCACAAAGAAGTTTGTGACGTTTTGCAGGTTGCTGTTCAGGTAGACGGCCCAACAGACCAGGACATTCCCCAGTACAGCTAAAACAGCGATGACAAGCTCAAACACTATGTAGGTCACAATCTCCAAACTCTGCCTTCCAGTTGTTAGCATGATGGAGTGGGCGAGGCGTGCTGTGGTGAAACACCGGGCATATCGGCAACTCAGAACCAGGTCACCTCCTGCCAACCAGAAACAGCTTCAGCACAGTCCAGGTCAGAGATGAAAGCTGGGGGATGGGTGAGTTCCACCGACTAATACTTCCATTCTCCCAGCTTGACACAGATTTGCAACTTCCTTTTCTGAGGTCCTTATAGCTGTTTCATTCAACTAGATCAAATTGTTCAAATATCTCACTGAGACTCAATGGTGGCTGCTATCTCAACAGTAACATTCCTCCATCGCTCCTAGGTCAGGCTTTCCGGGAGAGGCTGGCAGCTTTCAGCGCTGCTTGTTTTGGCACTGCAATAGTTAAAATCACAATATTATTGCACAGAGGATCCAAGCAGAAAGATAACATGGCCAGTCTGTTGCTGCTACTGAGGGTGGTGTgtacacagaatccctacattaggcccatcgagtccacaccaaccctccaaacagcatcccactcagatccacacccctaccctgtccctgtaacacCATATTTACCACAGCTAACGCACCTCAGCTACATATCCCTGGATATTGTGGGGCAATTTAGTGCGTCCAATCCacataacccacacatctttagactggaGGAAGagctggagcacccaggggaaacccatacAAATGcccacagacaattgcccaaggctggagtcaaacaagggtccctggcacagtgagatagcagtgctaaccactgagccactgtgccacccctatggaacaagttgccagacaaagtggtagaggtgtgtacaattacagcatttacaagacatttggatggggacatggacagaaaggtttggagggatatgagccaaacacaaacaaacaggataataaaatgtgaggctggatgaacacagcaggccaagcagcatctcaggagcacaaaagctgacgtttctggcctagacccttcatcagagagggggatgggatgagggaattggaataaatagggagagagggggacgcggaccgaagatggagagtaaagaagataggtggagagagtataggtggggaggtagggaggggataggtcagtccagggaagacagacaggtcaaggaggtgggatgaggttagtaggtagctgggggtgcggcttggggtgagaggaagggatgggtgagaggaagaaccggttagggaggcagagacaggttggactggttttgggatgcagtgggtgggggggaagagctgggctggttgtgtggtgcagtggggggaggggacgaactgggctggtttagggatgcagtaggggaaggggagattttgaaactggtgaagtccacattgataccattaggctgcagggttcccaggcggaatatgagttgctgttcctgcaaccttcgggtggcatcattgtggcagtgcaggaggcccatgatggacatgtcatccagagaatgggagggggagtggaaacagGATTGGCTCCGTTTAGGAatcctggtcagtatggatgtgTTGGGCCTATGGCTCTGTGACTGTAAGCActggataggctgaatggcttctttctgtatcAGCCAAACTTTAATCAGGGTCAATCAGATTTTAATGAATTGATGATTAATAGGGAGTGTGTTGGCTCCTCTTCTCTGTGGAAAAAAGCAAAACACCACAGATGCGGAAATAAAAACACAAGAAGCTGGACGTTCCGAGCCAGTCTGGTATTGGCTGTGGAGTGGGGGACACATGGTTAACATTTCACCTTTTGACCAGTTATTAGAATTTCATCATGAACAGTCACGACCCGAGCTGACTCTCTCCATCGTTCCctttctccacagacactgtctGGCCCTGCCAACGACCTCCAAGCTGGTGGGTTTGCTGCTGTGACCTCGCCAGGCTCGCACGGACTCCGAGAGACTGAACAGATCGTGACTCCACTTTGTGCCCCCACCCTGATACTTCATGAACTTTAGACCCCTAACTGCCCTTCTAATGTTTCAGCTCAGACCCACTAATAGCCCCGAGACTCTCAATTGCCCCAGACCCGGGGTAATAGCCCAGCCATTTAAAGACTCTAGCTGCTGAAGCGACACTTCACTTTAGCCCCATTGTAACTAAAGTCATCCCCCATAGAGAGAAGGCAGTGCGCGTTTTACCTCCTGGAGCAGTCCTGGCCTCAAATCCCCGCAAAATGTCAGCAAATCCCCAACGCGAGGAGAGCGGTGCTCGAGAAATCTCCCAGAGGAGCGGATCCGGGAGAGAACGGGCCGGCTAGCCCAGCGTCCGGAGCGCGGTGTCCAGCCTCACACTGACAGTTTGTCCGCTGTTTCTTCTCCTTCCCACGAACTTACTGATTTCCTGATCCCTGTTTCTGATTCTCCCTTTATCTCTCTACTTTttacgctctctgtttctctctctctgtccttttcTCCGTAtctatgtttctctctctgtttctccctgtgTTTTTCTCTTTGCCTCGATTACTCTGTCTTCCTCTATGGTTATCTCTCTATTTCTGCCTCTGGTTCTGTTGACGAGTCCACTTTCTTCACCGCACACCAGCAGCAGAGTCTCGCTCCAGCCCATCAGATGCTGCTGTCATCATGCCTTGTGTTCATTGCTCCAATCCagtcctcccccacccccccaccccaccccaaccaatTCACAACTCCGGCCCTCGCCCAtgcctttccctctgtcaccccACTCCCTCCGTGTCGccccctctctgtgtctcccctctctctctaaagCCCCCTGTCTCTGTCTTCCGAACCCGTCTCGCCGCCTCTCTCTCACGCCCTCTAGTTCGCTGtctcctcctttctctcccccccccactctcctctccctgtctctccctcactctccatccctcctcctctccccccccctacTCTCCCCTCCTTGCCTCTCCCTTACTCTCCATTCCTGCTTCTCCCTCCCCCTCGGTCTCTCTTCCCCGCTCTCTCCGTTTCGTCCACCTCTCTTCCCCTCCTTGCTCCGTCTTCacttctcccctctccccacctcccctgtctcttcctcccccctccgcctctctccctctcttccttctcTTTCCCCTTCGGTTCCTCCTCCCATCCCCCATCTCAGAGATGATGGCATTAGACGCACCTGGGTATATATGTGCATAGATCTTTGAAGGCAGCAGGGCAACTGGCAGCATACAGTGGCCTCAGCAGTATTAATATAGGCATAGAGTGTAAGAGCAAGGGGCTGATGATGAACTTGTAGAATACACTTGTCAGACCTCAGCTGgaggattgtgtacagttttggacaccacattttgggaaggatgtgaatggagaaagtacagaaacatgataacaaagtgtggagctggatgaacacagcaggccaaccagcatctcaggtgcaccaaagctgacgtttcgggtacaGAAACATGAATTGTTTTGGGAGTGGGAAACTTCATTTCTGAGGATGgactgaagaagttgggattgGGAGAAAGCCGAGAGGAGGTTTAGTAGAGGTTTTCGACATCGTGAATGGGCTGGACAGAGTTGCTTACAGAGTCAATGGAATGAGAACGAGAGGACATAGAATTAAAGTGATGTACAAACAAAGCAAGGATGATGTGAGAAAACACTTTTTCATGTATCGATTAGTTAGGGTCTTGAATGCAGTTCCTGCAATTGTGGTGGAGGCGTTTAAGAGAGGCATTGGATGATTGTTTGGATAGAAAATGTGCAGGGaaatgtggagaaagcaggaaattggcaccAGGTAATGGTGCTCATTTGAAGGCTGGCtccatgggccgaatggtctccttcCATAACAGTTCCGTGATACCAAACTCCCAGAAGCAAGCTTTCAGAAACAGCGCGGATCAATTTATCCCCCTTTGCAAATGTTGGTtcgcattaaaaaaaacatttcatcTATATAACCCCTCACTGCCTTTGGGTGTACTAGAGTGCTCTATAGTTCATGAGACAAAGTGTTGGGTTGGAGGAAATAAGAGGAAGCGATCAgcgcacagcaagattccacaacaGCAACTTGTTGATGGCAAAAATAATCGCGTCGAGAGCTGCCGACTGGCCGGGACTGTAGAATCGGAACCGACCGCCAGGGGCTAGTCCTGTCTGCAGCCGAGAGACAGGTGAGGCCCGGGGGCTATCTCCAGCGGTAACCGTGTCCGAGCTCCGGGATTCTCTGCCCATTGCCAGCCCTCACCTGATCCCGATCCTTCCTGCCCGGCACACCCCACCTTGGGCCACTGGGCAGCCGCCTCAACTTCGCTCTCCTTCCGCAACTCGTTGCAAGAGAGAAGGAAATAATGCCGAGTACCAAGTCGATTTGACAGAATCTAAACCGGCAGCTGGAAAGAGCGAGAAAAAGAATCAATGGGAGAAAATGACGCCGTGAGATGACTGGCTGGCACTTTGGGAATTTTCATTCAATCGCAAACCATTCGCAACCAATCAGCCGCTGTCAACgaaaaacaaagaacagaacaAATTTACACCCCACTCCTGGACAGGAAGTTCTTTACCCGAAACACAGCGACTTTCAATCAGCTCTCATATCCTGGAGAGtttctctccctccacctcactctaCATTTCCGGGGGATTATTCAGTCGGTATCTCCGGGAGTCTCTCATTCTGTATATCGCAGATAGGTTTTTTCAGTTTGTATCTCTGGGAAATGTTTTTCAGGGAGATCCCCACTCCGTATCTCAGGGAATCCTCATTCCAAAACTCCAGAAGATTCTCCCTGTATCTCCCACCATATTTCCAGGACCTCCCTACTCTGTATCTCAGAGAATCCTGACTCCATATCTTCAGGAGATATACCCTATATCTCAAGGAATCCTCACTCCGAATCTCAGGGAGATTCTCTCTGTATTCAGGGACATTCTGTCTGAATCCAGGGGGATTGTCTGTGTATCCAGGGTGCACCTCTCTATATCCAGGAAgattctctctgcatctcaggGAGATTCTGTCTGTATCTCAGGGAGATTGTTACTGGATCCAGGGAGATTCTCTCTGTATCTCAGGGACATTCTCTCTGAATCCAGGGGGATTGTCTGTGTATCCAGGGTGCACCTCTCTATATCCAGGAAgattctctctgcatctcaggGAGATTCTGTCTGTATCTCAGGGAGATTGTTACTGGATCCAGGGAGATTCTCTCTGTATCTCAGGGACATTCTCTCCGAATCCAGGGGGAttgtctctgcatctcagagcgtgCCTCTCTGTCTCTTAAGAGTGTATCACTGTATCTAGGGAGAGTGCCTCTGTATCTCAGGGacattatctctgaatccaggGGGAttgtctctgcatctcagagaGTGCCTCTCTGTATCTCAGGGAGTACCTCTCTGTCTCTTAAGAGTGTATCACTGTATCGAGGGAGAGTGCCTCTGTATCCTGGGAGATTCTCTCTTTGCCTCAGGGAGTGTCTTTCTGTATCTCAGGGAGATTCACAGTATTGTAAATTTGGGAGTATCTCACTCCTTATGCCAGGGGGTTGCTCCCTCTGCATCAATGGGCAGACTCTCATTCTGTATCTCCAGAAATTtatttcagggatagtaggaactgcagatgctgcagaatctgagaatcttctttccgaagaagggtctaggcttgaaacatcagccttcctgctcctctgatgctgcttggcctgctgtgttcatccagctctacacctggttatctctcaGAAATTTAATTGTATtgcaaaaataaagtgtgttttactcTAAGAAAAATAATGAGTCAatcgaatcacatctggaacacagttccttacattttttaaattcattcatgggatgagatcatcactagctacgcagcatttactgcccatccctaattgcccagtgggagtcacatgtaggtgagaccaggtaaaggtggcagtttccttccctaaaggacattagttaagcagatgggtttttcaacaatggattcatggtcattatttgattcttaattccaaatatttattgaattcaaattccaccatctgccgtggcagaattcaaacctggatccccgaATTTTaattgagtctctggattaacatttcaATAAGATAAAAATTGCAGTCTAAGCTTTCTTCTTgttatattttgaggggatttagTCTGGTCCAGTACAGTGGTCTAACTGAAGTTCTATAGAGCTGctcatgacttgccaatttttatactccatgTCCTGACTGATAACAGCTAATAAggcatatgccttcttgacaacctTATCTGCTGTGTTCCCACTTTCAGAGAATAGTAGACCTTTCATCTAGATCTCTCTGTAAGTTGATGCTattaaggattctgccatttactgtatacttccttcTTGCATTAGAtatctcaaaatgcatcacctcacattttcctggattaaattccatcagccatttctccatccaagtcTCCAGCCTGTCTATATTTTGCTGTACCTTCTGGCAAACCTCCTCACTATTTGCAGCTCTCTTgatctttgtaccatctgcaaacttattaatcagccCACtacattcccctccaaatcatttatatacattacaagacaacagggtctccagcaccgatccctgcagAACTTCACTGGTTACGGATCTTCAGTCAGAAATACACTCTTTCAGCCACTACTCTTGGTCTTCCATGACTAAGATAGTTCTGTACCCATCTTACCAGGACACCAccaatcccatgtgacttcacctatTGTACTAGCCCGCCAagtggaacattgtcaaaggccttgctaaagtccatatagacaatacaACCTCTCCCTGTCAATCATCTTTGCTACTTCCTcaaaaattcaatgaagtttgtgagacatgaccctCCCTGCATATTGCTATGTTGTCTATCATTAATAATCCATGTTTTTCCAAACATGAGTAAATCCTAACtcttaagaatcttctccaataattttcctacaaCCGAAATAAAACTCACCGGCCTGAAATTTCCTGGGCTATCCCTGTTGCCTTTCTTAAATGAAGAAACAGCATTGGTTATTCTCTAATCCTCTGGGGCCTATCttatggggtggcatggtggctcagtggttagcactgcagcctcacagccccagggacccgggttcagttccagcgttgggcgactgtctgtgcagagttcacacattctccctgtgcctgcgtgggtttcctccaggtgctctggtttcctcccacagtccaaagatgtgcaagttgatGGGCTATGCTAAATTGATCATAGTGTTCGTGgggtgtggattatagggggatgggtttgggtgggatgctccaaggggcggtgtggacttgttgggccaaagggcctgtttccacattgtagggaatctgatGTAATCCCTTGTGActaaagaagatacaaagattttgtacatgGCCCCAGCAGTCTCCTCACTTGCCTCcttcagcattctgggataggtCCCATCAGGtgctggggacttgtctatcatAATGTTTTTGAAAACATCCAATGACTCTATTTTCATTTTCATGCCTTAGAATATCAACATATTCCTCATGAGGCTCATCATCACCTTGTTCTTCTCTTTTGTGAATACTTACACCCCACCTCCTCTGGCCCCAAGCATAAATTCCCTGCTTTTTCCTATCCTTTCCCTAACTATCCTCTAGCTCCTTATTTATATATACATCGTATCGGGATTTTCTTGCTCTTGTTTGCCAAGGATATTTCCTGgctccttttagccctcctaattccttgtttgagttctttcctgctgtcTTCGCATTCTTGGAGGGATCTGTCtctcttcagtttcctaaaccttatgtatgcctcctttttcttttcgactaatctctcaatttctcttgtcatccagagtTCTGAatcctgccatccttatccttcattttcacaggagcatGTTGGTCCTGAATGCTATttaactggcctttaaaagattcctatATGCCATATTTGGACTTACCATCAAACAGCTGTCCCCAATCtgcattccccagttcctgtctaattgtGTTGTAGATAGCCTTCCTCCAGTTCAATACTTTCACCCAAGACCTGTTTGAGAGGGGATTGGACACACATGACTCCTCCAATGCCTGCCCGCACTTTCAGTCTTCCTGGTGGTCACCAAATGCTTTCCTGTCTGTGTTGGCTTGGAGAAAAGTCTGGCATTGATAAACAGATATTTTATTATACCATGATTTCATAAGGATGTCTTGCAGTTCAATGAAATGTCTCGTACATGTCAGGTAGTGGGAAAACCTCAACATGTGATCAAACTAGTGCCTTTAATAGCAAGCCAGTTTTTGAAGAACCATTAGTCGATAGTTAACTGGACAGAGTAGGACCATTCCTCAAAAACAAAAATGGGATCCTGCCTCCTTGAGCTGTTCGCcctccctggacttacctatcccttccctaccactccacctatactgtcctctccacctatcttctcctctatccatcttcggtccacctgcccctctctccctatttatttcagaaccctctccccattcccctctctgatgaagggtctaggcccgaaacgtcagcttttgtgctcctaagatgctacttggcctgttgtgttcattcagctccacactttgttatctcggattctccagcatctgcagttcccattatcgctgggCCGCCAGTACAGcttattctgatgaagggtcactggtctcgaaacattaactgtgcttttatctctgcagatattgccagacctgttaaacttctccagcactttctgtgtttgtttcagatcaccaGTGCCGGCAGTCTGCTGGTTTATTACACCAAGTATTTTTGTACAATTATAGATATGACAATCCGATTTCTAAAAGCCATTGCTTTCAAGACAATTACAGCTGAAGTAATGGTGAAGAAAAATAACTCAGCTGTTTTTACTCATTATGGACGACCGATGGAAATATCTTTGAACTTCAGCAATTTGGTCTTGTAGGTGGAGAAAGTGTTTCCACTTGTGCACAATCTACTCCTAGGGACCACACACCACAGCTCATAGACACTAACAAATCCTGGCACATAGCCCACCTTCACTTAGATAGTGGAT from Stegostoma tigrinum isolate sSteTig4 chromosome 26, sSteTig4.hap1, whole genome shotgun sequence encodes the following:
- the adora2aa gene encoding adenosine A2a receptor a isoform X2; translated protein: MLTTGRQSLEIVTYIVFELVIAVLAVLGNVLVCWAVYLNSNLQNVTNFFVVSLAVADIAVGVLAIPFAITISTGFCSLFYGCLFIACFVLVLTQSSIFSLLAIAIDRYICIKIPLS